One region of Salvelinus namaycush isolate Seneca chromosome 3, SaNama_1.0, whole genome shotgun sequence genomic DNA includes:
- the cacng4b gene encoding calcium channel, voltage-dependent, gamma subunit 4b has product MAWCDRGVQTLLATVGAFAAFSLMTIAIGTDYWLYSRAYICNATNASTDDTQSQPKKARGDLTHSGLWRICCIEGINIGSCYRINHFPDDNDYDTDSSEYLLRIVRASSVFPILSTCLLMLGGLCLAVGRIYSNRNSILLSAGILFVAAGLSNIIGIIVYISSNAGDPSDKRDEDKKNTYSYGWSFYFGALSFIVAEMVAVLAVNIYIEKNKEVRFHARRDFIRSMSSSSPYSRIPSYRFRRRTSHSSSRSSDASQENSPARLKGGTSATGPLGELTMYTLTREGGLKGGVPENAYSPEHGSGNFLQLHNCFPNDLKDGVNRRTTPV; this is encoded by the exons ATGGCGTGGTGTGACCGTGGGGTTCAGACACTGCTGGCTACCGTGGGGGCTTTCGCCGCTTTCAGCCTCATGACCATAGCCATCGGGACGGACTACTGGCTGTACTCACGGGCATACATATGCAACGCAACCAATGCCAGTACGGATGACACCCAGTCACAACCCAAGAAGGCAAGGGGAGATCTTACGCACTCTGGGCTGTGGAGAATCTGTTGTATTGAAG GGATTAACATAGGGAGCTGTTACCGTATCAACCATTTCCCAGATGATAACGACTATGACACAGACAGCTCAGAATACCTCCTGC GTATTGTGCGGGCGTCCAgtgtgtttcctatcctcagcaCCTGTCTGTTGATGCTGGGGGGGCTGTGTTTGGCCGTGGGACGTATCTATAGCAACAGGAACAGCATCCTGCTTAGCGCCGGCATCCTGTTCGTAGCCGCAG GCCTGAGTAACATCATTGGCATCATTGTCTACATCTCCAGCAACGCCGGCGACCCCAGTGACAAGCGCGATGAGGACAAGAAGAACACCTACAGCTACGGCTGGTCCTTCTACTTCGGAGCGCTGTCCTTCATCGTGGCCGAGATGGTGGCCGTCCTGGCTGTCAACATCTACATCGAGAAGAACAAGGAGGTCCGCTTCCATGCTCGTCGCGACTTCATCCGCTCCATGTCCTCCTCCTCACCCTACTCACGCATACCCAGTTACCGCTTCCGCCGGCGGACGTCCCACTCCAGCTCGCGCTCCTCTGACGCTTCGCAGGAGAACTCGCCGGCGAGGCTGAAGGGTGGGACCTCGGCAACGGGGCCGTTGGGAGAATTGACCATGTACACGTTGACCCGCGAGGGGGGTCTGAAAGGGGGCGTGCCGGAGAACGCATACAGCCCCGAGCACGGCTCAGGCAATTTCCTGCAGTTGCACAACTGCTTCCCCAATGACCTGAAGGACGGGGTCAACCGGCGGACCACGCCCGTGTGA